One Thalassotalea atypica DNA window includes the following coding sequences:
- the ubiH gene encoding 2-octaprenyl-6-methoxyphenyl hydroxylase has product MSTKPVEAHEESSAEQQAKTKVATHFDVVIAGGGLSGALMAQSLASLRNAQGKSLSIAIVEATAVKQNIAQTFDDRVLALAHGTAAYLERLHVWSELAPDATAITDIHISDRGHYGKARISAKEHNVNALGYVIEMVLIGKSLVNALKTHTNISWFCPDKIAEITWQKEQVHLTLESAEKLTSTLLIGCDGGHSSCRKKANIQNSFFDYQQSAVIANISTEKFHQNLAFERFTESGPLAMLPLSKGRCSLVWSLTPEKAEQINQLDDNSFAQALTEAFGQWLGKITHVGKRSTYPLVLVKANEQVFHRMALVGNASHTIHPIAGQGFNLGVRDVQSLAELIKQAFLNNEDIGQFSLLNNYANERDIDQNQVINLTDSLVTLFSNQHCPLVAGRNIGLKAMNYLSPLQNVFVEKTMGYK; this is encoded by the coding sequence ATGTCGACAAAACCTGTCGAAGCACACGAAGAATCAAGCGCAGAACAGCAAGCTAAAACAAAAGTAGCAACACATTTCGATGTTGTTATCGCTGGAGGCGGACTTTCGGGTGCATTAATGGCACAAAGTTTAGCGTCTTTAAGAAATGCGCAAGGCAAATCGTTGTCTATTGCAATTGTCGAAGCAACAGCGGTGAAACAAAATATCGCCCAGACCTTTGATGATCGTGTGCTGGCGTTAGCGCATGGCACAGCGGCCTATCTTGAACGTTTACATGTTTGGTCAGAACTGGCACCCGATGCAACCGCTATTACCGACATACATATTTCTGATCGTGGTCATTACGGTAAAGCGAGAATTAGCGCAAAAGAGCATAATGTTAATGCGCTAGGTTATGTAATCGAAATGGTGTTAATTGGCAAAAGCTTAGTTAACGCCTTGAAAACGCATACTAATATTAGTTGGTTTTGTCCTGATAAGATTGCCGAAATCACATGGCAAAAAGAACAAGTGCATTTAACGCTGGAATCAGCTGAGAAGTTAACGTCAACACTATTAATAGGTTGCGATGGTGGTCATTCATCTTGTCGGAAAAAAGCTAATATTCAAAACAGCTTTTTCGATTATCAACAATCTGCGGTTATTGCTAATATCAGTACCGAAAAATTTCATCAAAATTTAGCCTTTGAGCGATTCACGGAAAGTGGCCCGTTGGCCATGTTGCCGTTGTCGAAAGGGCGCTGTTCATTGGTGTGGTCTCTAACGCCAGAAAAAGCAGAGCAAATTAACCAATTGGATGACAACAGCTTTGCTCAGGCATTGACTGAAGCGTTTGGCCAGTGGTTAGGCAAAATTACCCATGTTGGCAAACGCAGTACTTACCCTTTGGTTTTAGTAAAGGCAAATGAGCAAGTGTTTCATCGTATGGCGTTGGTGGGAAATGCGTCACATACTATACATCCTATCGCTGGGCAGGGCTTTAATCTTGGTGTTAGGGATGTGCAGTCGTTAGCTGAGCTAATCAAGCAGGCCTTTTTAAACAATGAGGATATCGGTCAGTTTTCACTGCTGAATAACTATGCCAATGAACGCGATATTGACCAAAACCAAGTCATCAACTTGACGGACTCACTAGTGACCCTATTTTCTAACCAGCATTGTCCACTGGTTGCTGGACGTAACATTGGGCTCAAAGCGATGAATTATCTATCACCTCTACAAAATGTCTTTGTTGAAAAAACAATGGGCTATAAGTAG